The window TTGTTAACTCATAAAGATGTCTTTCATCTAATTTGTACCGTTCAAACTCCAGCAATTTACTAATTAACTGATTCCGCTTAATTTCAATAGCTTCCCTCAATAATTTTCCCATAATTGTCTCCTTTCATTTAAAATGACACGATTTAAATGATAAGAAGAGGAACTGGTATATTATAACCTCAACTTATCTATCAAGCACAAGTACTTGCAGGAATTAGCACAGTATTCATTGAATCTGTTGCTGAGGTATCGACGGGCCAGTCCCTTCACCTCTCTTGATAAGTAATTTATATGTTATATTAACCTCATTATTCTTATCTGTCAACTAGGTTTTTAAATTACTTTAATTAAACTTCGTTTTTAGAACAAAAAATTTATTCCTTCTGCGACTATTTCCTTTCTGTTAAGGAGTAATGACAAGACATTTTTTTCAAAGAGCAGTTGAGAAAATAGTCACATTTATTTTCACCTCGAATTTTAACATTTAGTATTCATCATGTTGAAGGAGGAATTTTCGGAAAAGTATTGAATTCTTGTTGCACTAACGGGTGCTTTACTTGAAGACCATAAAGCATTTTCTTATTGAACTAAAGAGGCAGGTTAGCTGAAGATGAATGGGGGTTTTTATGTCGCATTTGACACATAATGCGATTCAAAGGACATTAAATATTTATAGGGTGAACTGGAAATTATTCTCCCTCAATTTTTAAATAAATAAAATATTCGATTCAATATAGAATGTTGAGTGGCCTGAGAAAGGCCCCTTCCATAAAGAAAGAGACCTCTTATGAATCAGTCTGCTTCTATTCGAATAGCTTGAATAAATTGGCAGTCTACGATAAGTGTTGAACCAGGTTCTGTTGTTGGATCATTAAAGAATGCACAGCAATTACTCTGATCTAAGATAATAAAAACAACATCTTCTAACACCTGACCACCTGATAAGAAAACATCAACTTCAGTTTGAGTTTGTAATCGTCTTAATTGATCACAAATGCAACCTTTACATTTAGTTGCAACTTTATCAGTATGTTCTTTCTTCTTATCACATTCATTACATTCATTACTTTTACTATTAGAATGTCTCATATTCAATACCTCCTTTGGTTTTGTAAAGTTTGGCCGTACATTTATAATCTATGATTTCAATATGAAAGGTGATTGTACAATTTGGCAAGTGAAGATAAATTCGTTTAATTTAGTAGAATTAATGCTACATTCTTTGGTTTATAAATATATTGTTCTTAAAGCAAAGTAGTTTAGAAAAAAAGTTTATTTTTAAGGGATTTTCAATATGAATTAGAAATTTGGAAGGAAATTTATTTCAAATAGATAGCAATTTAAAATCTGAATTATGACTTGCTGAAAAAAAGAATGAAAGATTTGATGTTCAGAAAGAGTGTGTAAAATGTGGAGATTATAAAGAAGGTTGTTTAGTGTTTAGAGGATGATTAGCAATGCATAGTTCTAACATAATGTGTAATAAAAGAGAAGGTGCCTTTTCAACTAACGGGTGCTTTACTTCAAGAAGAAGTAAAGCCATTTTTTATTAAACTAAAGTAGCATTTTACTCTGAAAAGTATTAAAGAATATATGACCCGACTATTATGTTAAAGTATAGAAAAAATAATAATAAAAAGAAGGTGTAGTTTGATAAAAACAGTATTTGTAGGTTTAATATCATTTATAGGTGTAAGCAGTTTGCTTTTATCGATTGGATATTTGTTTCATTTTAAATTGTTCATGTTTAGTTTTTACGAAGAAACTTCAACAGGATTTGAAGCAGGAGGTTCAGTAATTCCTTTTATAATCGGAATAATTTGTAGTTATTTTATCGGTAATTACTATAAAAAAAGGCAATATAGTTATTAAACTAACGGGTGCTTTAGGTAGAGAACATGGGTTGCTTAGGCAGCTCTTTTTTTATTGAACTAACGCAGCAGTTTAGTAGAATAAGAGGTTGAATATAATATACTTCCTTATGTATAATAATTCATATAAACGGACGTAAGAGGTTATCTATCTTTACTAATGAAAGAAGTGTTTATGTGAGTTTGTATCTTGCTTATGTAATGGTAGGTCTTGCCATTGCAATGCCTGTAGGGGCGATTACTGTCGAAATGACAAAACAAGGGTTGAAAAATGGATTTATACATGGATGGGCAGTAGGGTTAGGTGGTATGACAATTGATTTTACGCTAATCATTTTGCTATCAACAGGACTTGCTTCTATCTTGGCGTTACCTATTATTCAAATTCCAATGTGGCTTATTGGAGCAGTATTTTTAGTGTACTTAGGTTACGATTCTATAAAAAATGCTGATAAGGATATCACTTTATCCGGAGAAAGAGTAACGAAGTCTTTTTTTAGTTCTTATAAGAATGGCCTTCTTGTGGCTGTATCTCCAGGTAATCTTGTTTTTTGGGTGAATGTATTTGGAGTAGTACTTGCAAAAAATTATGCAAGCGATGAAAGTCACTTTTTCATTGTTGCATTAGGAATTTTAAGTGGAATATTGTTACATGATATTGGATTACTCGCAATTATATCCATTACAAGAAAAGCACTAAATCGAAATATGATTAAATGGTTAACAATAGTATCGGGGATTTTATTAATTGGTTTTGCAGGATATTTTGTTTATGAGTTTATTCAAAGTGTGAAGTTATATATATAATACTTTTTCACAAACGGGTGCTTGAGATCATAAGTTAAACAAGACTAACTTTAGAACAACAAGAAAAAAAGAACCAATTCCTCTTCGGGAATTAGTCCTTTAATCGTTATGCTTTGCAATGTGTGGAGTGTATGCGGCCACACACTTCTTCAAATTAATTATTTTTTTCGTTATCAGTTTTTTCTGTTATATCCTTATTATAATTATACTGAGAAGGATCAACTTTAGTAAAACCCGCCGGTGTATAGAATCTCAATAGGTCACCATTTACAACTTTATCAGATAATTGTAATTTGTTATCTACTTCTTTCTTATACTCATTCGCTTTTTCTAATTGAGTATCATCTAGAGTCAAACCAGTTGTTGCATCATAGAATTTCTCATTAATTGAGTAGATAGTAGGACTAACAAAATCACCATTTCTAAACGTTACTACATCATTATGCTCTATTGAGAGTAAGTCAGTACCAAAGTGAACATAATTTTGTGAATCAATTCCTAGTAAATGTAATAAGGTTGGAAGAAGGTCTATTTGCCCTCCATAAGTATGATTGACTCCACCTTGCATTCCAGGAACGTGAATAATTAACGGTACACGTTGTAAATTTGTACTTTCGTAAGGTGTAATTTCTTTTCCAATTATTTGTTCCATAGCTTTATTATGATTTTCTGAAATACCATAATGGTCACCATAAAAAACAAGCATACTGTTATCGTATAAGCCCGACTGTTGTAATTCACCAATAAACTGTTCAATTGCCTCATCAGCATAACGAGCAGTCTGGAAATAATCATCTACACTTGCATCACCAGTATTAGCTTTACTAATTGTTGTTAAGTTTTGATCCATTTTATAAGGATAATGGTTCCCAACCGTAATAAATTTTGAATAGAAAGGTTGAGGTAGAGCATTTATATAATCTAATGATTGTTCAAAGAATGGCTTATCCAACAAGCCATATTCAGCCATATCTTCCTCAGAAGTAGTGTCATAATAATTGGCATCAAAGAAATGGTCATAGCCGAATGATTTATAAATCTCGTTACGATTCCAAAAAGTTCCGTTATTACCGTGGAATACAGCTGATGTATAACCATCCTCTTTTAAGATGGCGGGAGCTGATTGATACGCATTCTGACCTTTTGTAATATATGCAGATCCTTGCGGTAAACCAAATAAAGAGTTTTCAAGCATAAACTCCGCATCCGAAGTTTTACCTTGAGCTGTTTGATGGAAGAAGTTATCAAAGTATAGTGTGTTTGGATCTTTAGTTAATGAATTTAAAAATGGCGTTACTTCTTCACCGTTTAATTCATAGTTAATCAAAAAGTTTTGGAATGACTCCAAATGAATATAGATGACGTTCATTTCTTTTGCTGCACCAAAATATTCTGGGTTAGATTCTGCATAGTTAGATTTTGTATAGTTTATAACTTCTGTCATATCATCGCTATCAGCTAAAACCCGTTGTGAAGACGCCTTAATAGTTTCTGTAGCGTCATAAATAGTATAGTTATACATTCCTAAATACTTAACAATATAGTTTCTATCAAAACCACGAGTTAATAACTGTGGACGATCAACGTTAGCTAGTCCTAAATTTAAAGCAGAGATTCCTATTACAAAAACAATTCCTACAATTGCTTGTCTGTATCCAATTCTACTAGTATCTTTTTGAATTTTTTTAGATAAACATAAGTAAATTAATAAAAATACATCAACAAAGAACAAAATATCGTAGGGTTTTAACAATGAAATAACACTGCCGCCTAAGTCTCCAAAGTTCTGCGTTTGAGTAATCGTTGGTAATGTAATAAAGTCACTAAAAAATCTATAATAAACTACATTTGCATATAAAAGAATGGACATAAGAGTGTAAATTACCACAAGTAAAGTATATTTTCCCCGTCCTTTGAAAATGAAAGGAACTCCAAGAAATAACAAAGCAGAGCCAAGTGGATTTAACAATAAAAGAAATTGTTGAAGGAATCCTTCTACTCCTAAGTTAAATTGAGTTACTTGTGTGATATATGTTTTAATCCATAACATGAAAGTGGCTAATAAATATAGACTAGAAAACTTACTTAAAAAAGCAGCTTTTTTATTAATTAAACTTTGCATTTTATCACCTTCCTATAAATCTATTATTCATTCTTAAGAATAATTTGGTAAAAATAATTTTAATATAATTTCACAAAGCTAATTCACACTACATCTTTTGAAGACTTCTGTCAAGTGAAAATCTTGCTATATCCCTCTATACACCACCTATAGTTTAATACTTATCGTTGTTGTTACAGGCTTTAGTGGT is drawn from Psychrobacillus sp. INOP01 and contains these coding sequences:
- a CDS encoding hydrolase, whose translation is MRHSNSKSNECNECDKKKEHTDKVATKCKGCICDQLRRLQTQTEVDVFLSGGQVLEDVVFIILDQSNCCAFFNDPTTEPGSTLIVDCQFIQAIRIEAD
- a CDS encoding Fur-regulated basic protein FbpA; amino-acid sequence: MGKLLREAIEIKRNQLISKLLEFERYKLDERHLYELTITELEYLYFKLQSEVHPHIGMDSIVWKNFSNNIK
- a CDS encoding LTA synthase family protein, which translates into the protein MQSLINKKAAFLSKFSSLYLLATFMLWIKTYITQVTQFNLGVEGFLQQFLLLLNPLGSALLFLGVPFIFKGRGKYTLLVVIYTLMSILLYANVVYYRFFSDFITLPTITQTQNFGDLGGSVISLLKPYDILFFVDVFLLIYLCLSKKIQKDTSRIGYRQAIVGIVFVIGISALNLGLANVDRPQLLTRGFDRNYIVKYLGMYNYTIYDATETIKASSQRVLADSDDMTEVINYTKSNYAESNPEYFGAAKEMNVIYIHLESFQNFLINYELNGEEVTPFLNSLTKDPNTLYFDNFFHQTAQGKTSDAEFMLENSLFGLPQGSAYITKGQNAYQSAPAILKEDGYTSAVFHGNNGTFWNRNEIYKSFGYDHFFDANYYDTTSEEDMAEYGLLDKPFFEQSLDYINALPQPFYSKFITVGNHYPYKMDQNLTTISKANTGDASVDDYFQTARYADEAIEQFIGELQQSGLYDNSMLVFYGDHYGISENHNKAMEQIIGKEITPYESTNLQRVPLIIHVPGMQGGVNHTYGGQIDLLPTLLHLLGIDSQNYVHFGTDLLSIEHNDVVTFRNGDFVSPTIYSINEKFYDATTGLTLDDTQLEKANEYKKEVDNKLQLSDKVVNGDLLRFYTPAGFTKVDPSQYNYNKDITEKTDNEKNN
- a CDS encoding LysE family transporter, which translates into the protein MSLYLAYVMVGLAIAMPVGAITVEMTKQGLKNGFIHGWAVGLGGMTIDFTLIILLSTGLASILALPIIQIPMWLIGAVFLVYLGYDSIKNADKDITLSGERVTKSFFSSYKNGLLVAVSPGNLVFWVNVFGVVLAKNYASDESHFFIVALGILSGILLHDIGLLAIISITRKALNRNMIKWLTIVSGILLIGFAGYFVYEFIQSVKLYI